The Bubalus bubalis isolate 160015118507 breed Murrah chromosome 18, NDDB_SH_1, whole genome shotgun sequence genome contains a region encoding:
- the ARHGEF1 gene encoding rho guanine nucleotide exchange factor 1 isoform X6 → MEFSSPAVPMEAEDVARGAAPGPPRPGLAPVSIIGAEDEDFEIELKTNPEEQNNQFQNLDQVKRRPAHLMALLQHVAMQFEPGPLLCCLHADMLGSLGPKEFKKAFIDFYHSFLDKHSILRVMVPPAVAFELDRTRPDLFPEDLQRQFVQEVAQSQQVAVVRQLEDFRSKKLMGMTPWEQELVQLGAWVARDRASYEARERHLAERQLTHLEEMQHTISNDEEKSAAVVNAISLYMRHLGVRTKSGDKKSGRNFFRKKMIGNRRSDEPTKTKKGLSSFLDAARWNRGEPQDFRHPKVEVDAEKPGLTERKGGQGAPSRDRNLGGPGQDTPGVSLHPLSGDSPDREPGVDALLEVGDPPPQGPASLDAPAPLESTEEAADTERKWKRLSGRLGRSESLRVSDRRRPSRGSLGAKGRGGGRSRSDVDMDPSSATAVLGPTRRATPEPGDEGEPGRSGLELEPEEPPGWRELVPQDILHSLPKSQVKRQEVISELLVTEAAHVRMLRVLHDVFYQPMADAGYYSQEELQNIFPSLDELIEVHSLFLDSLMKRRQDSGYLIKEIGDVLLARFDGAEGSWFQKISSRFCSRQSFALEQLKAKQRKDPRFCTFVQDAESRPRCRRLQLKDMIPTEMQRLTKYPLLLQSIEQNTEEPEEREKVERAAECCREILQHVNLAVRDMEDLLRLKDYQRRLDLTHLRQSNDPMLSEFKNLDITRKRLIYEGPLTWRVTKDKAVEVHVLLLDDLLLLLQRQDERFLLKSHSRTLTPTPDGKTMLRPVLRLTSAMTREVATDHKAFYVIFTWDQEAQIYELVAQTVSERRIWCTLITETAGCLKVPARTSRPKHRPGPSSTREPLLSSSENGNGSREMPPADGRMERLFNSLLPFCRQGLEGQLAANALQKVLTLKQLLLPSEEDSGAGPPLEGDGVPGGSPLSPTQPQEIREELLSLEETIKQLEEVEEEFCRLRLLLSQLGENTVPQSGCT, encoded by the exons atggaattctccag cCCGGCTGTGCCCATGGAGGCAGAAGACGTCGCCCGAGGGGCG GCCCCAGGGCCCCCCCGACCCGGCCTGGCGCCCGTCAGCATCATCGGGGCAGAGGACGAGGATTTTGAGATTGAGTTGAAGACG AACCCCGAGGAACAAAACAACCAGTTCCAGAACCTGGATCAGGTGAAGCGGCGCCCGGCCCACCTCATGGCCCTCCTGCAGCACGTGGCCATGCAGTTTGAGCCGGGACCCCTG CTCTGCTGCCTGCATGCAGACATGCTGGGCTCCCTGGGCCCCAAGGAGTTCAAGAAGGCCTTCATCGACTTCTACCACAGCTTCCTGGATAAGCATTCG ATTCTACGAGTGATGGTCCCTCCTGCCGTGGCCTTTGAACTTG ACCGCACGCGGCCTGACCTCTTTCCTGAGGACCTCCAGCGGCAGTTCGTGCAGGAGGTGGCGCAGAGCCAGCAGGTAGCCGTGGTCCGGCAGCTGGAGGACTTCCGCTCCAAGAAGCTCATGGGCATGACACCCTGGGAGCAGGAGCTGGTCCAGCTGGGGGCCTGGGTGGCGCGGGACCGTGCCAGCTACGAGGCCCGGGAGCGGCACCTGGCTGAGCGGCAACTGACCCACCTGGAGGAGATGCA GCACACCATCTCTAACGATGAGGAGAAGAG CGCCGCCGTGGTCAACGCCATCAGCCTGTACATGCGGCACCTTGGGGTGCGGACCAAGAGTGGGGACAAGAAGTCCGGGAGGAACTTCTTTCGGAAAAAG ATGATAGGGAACCGGCGGTCAGATGAACCGACCAAGACCAAGAAAGGCCTGAGCAGCTTCCTGGATGCCGCCCGCTGGAACCGGGGAGAGCCCCAGG ATTTTCGACACCCGAAGGTCGAAGTTGATG CTGAGAAGCCGGGCCTTACAGAACGTAAGGGAGGTCAGGGGGCGCCTTCCCGGGACCGGAATCTCGGAGGCCCTGGGCAGGACACCCCCGGAGTTTCTCTGCACCCTCTGTCTGGGGACAGCCCTGACCGGGAGCCAG GTGTTGATGCCCTCCTGGAGGTGGGGGACCCGCCCCCGCAGGGCCCAGCCAGCCTGGACGCCCCAGCGCCGCTGGAGAGCACAGAGGAGGCTGCTGACACAGAAAG AAAGTGGAAGAG GCTGTCAGGGCGTCTGGGGCGCTCAGAGAGCCTGCGGGTGAGTGACCGCCGCCGGCCTTCCCGGGGTAGCCTCGGGGCTAAGGGCCGGGGTGGGGGCCGCTCCCGGAGCGACGTGGACATGGACCCCAGCTCCGCCACGGCCGTGCTTGGCCCTACCCGACGAGCCAC CCCGGAGCCTGGAGATGAGGGAGAGCCGGGCCGCTCAGGACTGGAGTTGGAACCGGAGGAGCCGCCTGGCTGGCGAGAGCTTGTCCCCCAGGACATTCTGCACAGCCTGCCCAAGAGCCAGGTGAAGCGGCAGGAGGTCATCAGCG AGCTCCTGGTGACGGAGGCTGCCCATGTGCGCATGCTCCGCGTGCTCCACGACGTCTTCTACCAGCCCATGGCGGACGCGGGCTACTACTCCCAGGAGGAGCTCCAGAACATCTTCCCCAGCCTGGACGAGCTCATCGAGGTGCATT CCCTATTCCTTGATTCCCTGATGAAACGGAGGCAGGACAGTGGCTACCTCATCAAGGAGATCGGAGATGTGCTGCTGGCCCGG TTTGATGGTGCCGAGGGCTCGTGGTTCCAGAAAATCTCCTCCCGCTTCTGTAGCCGCCAGTCGTTCGCCTTAGAGCAGCTCAAAGCCAAACAGCGCAAGGATCCCCGGTTCTGTACCTTCGTGCAG GATGCCGAGAGCCGGCCCCGGTGCCGCCGGCTGCAGCTGAAGGACATGATCCCCACGGAGATGCAGCGTCTGACCAAGTACCCACTGCTTCTGCAGAGCATCGAGCAGAACACAG AAGAGCCGGAGGAACGGGAGAAAGTGGAGCGGGCAGCTGAGTGCTGCCGGGAAATTCTGCAACACGTCAACCTTGCTGTGCGGGACATGGAGGACCTGCTG CGGCTCAAAGATTATCAGAGGCGTCTGGATTTGACCCACCTGCGGCAGAGCAACGACCCCATGCTGAGCGAGTTCAAG aaCCTAGACATCACCAGGAAGAGGTTGATCTACGAGGGCCCACTGACGTGGCGGGTGACGAAGGACAAGGCTGTGG AGGTCCACGTGCTGCTGCTggatgacctgctgctgctgcttcagcgCCAGGATGAGCGGTTCTTGCTTAAGTCGCACAGCCGGACGCTGACGCCCACGCCCGATGGCAAAACCATGCTGCGGCCAGTGCTGCGGCTCACCTCCGCCATGACCCGCGAGGTGGCCACCG ATCACAAAGCCTTCTATGTCATTTTTACCTGGGACCAGGAGGCCCAGATATACGAGCTGGTGGCCCAGACGGTGTCTGAGCGGAGGAT CTGGTGTACCCTCATCACCGAGACCGCTGGATGCCTGAAGGTCCCCGCCCGCACCTCCCGACCCAAACACCGGCCCGGCCCCAGCAG CACCCGTGAACCCCTGCTTAGCAGCTCCGAAAACGGCAATGGCAGCCGAGAGATGCCCCCGGCAGATG GCCGGATGGAGAGACTCTTCAACTCCCTCCTGCCCTTCTGCAGACAAGGCCTCGAGGGCCAGCTCGCTGCCAATGCCCTTCAGAAAG TGCTGACCCTGAAACAGCTCCTGTTGCCTTCGGAGGAAGACAGCGGGGCAGGGCCTCCCCTCGAAGGGGATGGGGTCCCAGGGGGCAGCCCCTTGAGCCCAACACAGCCCCAAGAAATTCGGGAGGAGCTGCTCAGCCTGGAGGAGACCATTAAACAGCTAGAG gaggtggaggaggaattTTGCCGCCTGAGACTCCTCCTGTCTCAGCTTGGGGAGAACACCGTCCCCCAGTCTGGCTGTACCTGA
- the ARHGEF1 gene encoding rho guanine nucleotide exchange factor 1 isoform X3, with protein MALGTLQKALLFNDQSQKAGCHLLSAREASGRGEGWDSGDQAMRVINSFGLWGEPPPPTVVHPTRFHSSFLPDTRAQVALVRLIKNTDDVGGKTQGEVEILRETRWERQREMGERGETASNTDSPAVPMEAEDVARGAAPGPPRPGLAPVSIIGAEDEDFEIELKTNPEEQNNQFQNLDQVKRRPAHLMALLQHVAMQFEPGPLLCCLHADMLGSLGPKEFKKAFIDFYHSFLDKHSILRVMVPPAVAFELDRTRPDLFPEDLQRQFVQEVAQSQQVAVVRQLEDFRSKKLMGMTPWEQELVQLGAWVARDRASYEARERHLAERQLTHLEEMQHTISNDEEKSAAVVNAISLYMRHLGVRTKSGDKKSGRNFFRKKMIGNRRSDEPTKTKKGLSSFLDAARWNRGEPQAEKPGLTERKGGQGAPSRDRNLGGPGQDTPGVSLHPLSGDSPDREPGVDALLEVGDPPPQGPASLDAPAPLESTEEAADTERKWKRLSGRLGRSESLRVSDRRRPSRGSLGAKGRGGGRSRSDVDMDPSSATAVLGPTRRATPEPGDEGEPGRSGLELEPEEPPGWRELVPQDILHSLPKSQVKRQEVISELLVTEAAHVRMLRVLHDVFYQPMADAGYYSQEELQNIFPSLDELIEVHSLFLDSLMKRRQDSGYLIKEIGDVLLARFDGAEGSWFQKISSRFCSRQSFALEQLKAKQRKDPRFCTFVQDAESRPRCRRLQLKDMIPTEMQRLTKYPLLLQSIEQNTEEPEEREKVERAAECCREILQHVNLAVRDMEDLLRLKDYQRRLDLTHLRQSNDPMLSEFKNLDITRKRLIYEGPLTWRVTKDKAVEVHVLLLDDLLLLLQRQDERFLLKSHSRTLTPTPDGKTMLRPVLRLTSAMTREVATDHKAFYVIFTWDQEAQIYELVAQTVSERRIWCTLITETAGCLKVPARTSRPKHRPGPSSTREPLLSSSENGNGSREMPPADGRMERLFNSLLPFCRQGLEGQLAANALQKVLTLKQLLLPSEEDSGAGPPLEGDGVPGGSPLSPTQPQEIREELLSLEETIKQLEEVEEEFCRLRLLLSQLGENTVPQSGCT; from the exons ATGGCACTTGGGACACTCCAGAAGGCATTATTGTTTAATGATCAGAGTCAAAAGGCCGGctgccatttattgagtgctaGGGAGGCCAGTGGAAGAGGAGAAGGATGGGACTCAGGCGACCAGGCGATGAGGGTTATAAATAGCTTTGGGCTGTGGggagaaccccccccccccaccgtgGTACACCCCACCCGTTTCCACAGCTCCTTCCTGCCTGACACACGGGCTCAAGTGGCATTAGTCAGACTAATTAAGAACACCGACGATGTCGGtgggaagacacagggagaagtgGAGATTCTAAGGGAGACAAGATGGGAGAGACAGCgagagatgggagagagaggCGAGACAGCGAGCAACACGGACAG cCCGGCTGTGCCCATGGAGGCAGAAGACGTCGCCCGAGGGGCG GCCCCAGGGCCCCCCCGACCCGGCCTGGCGCCCGTCAGCATCATCGGGGCAGAGGACGAGGATTTTGAGATTGAGTTGAAGACG AACCCCGAGGAACAAAACAACCAGTTCCAGAACCTGGATCAGGTGAAGCGGCGCCCGGCCCACCTCATGGCCCTCCTGCAGCACGTGGCCATGCAGTTTGAGCCGGGACCCCTG CTCTGCTGCCTGCATGCAGACATGCTGGGCTCCCTGGGCCCCAAGGAGTTCAAGAAGGCCTTCATCGACTTCTACCACAGCTTCCTGGATAAGCATTCG ATTCTACGAGTGATGGTCCCTCCTGCCGTGGCCTTTGAACTTG ACCGCACGCGGCCTGACCTCTTTCCTGAGGACCTCCAGCGGCAGTTCGTGCAGGAGGTGGCGCAGAGCCAGCAGGTAGCCGTGGTCCGGCAGCTGGAGGACTTCCGCTCCAAGAAGCTCATGGGCATGACACCCTGGGAGCAGGAGCTGGTCCAGCTGGGGGCCTGGGTGGCGCGGGACCGTGCCAGCTACGAGGCCCGGGAGCGGCACCTGGCTGAGCGGCAACTGACCCACCTGGAGGAGATGCA GCACACCATCTCTAACGATGAGGAGAAGAG CGCCGCCGTGGTCAACGCCATCAGCCTGTACATGCGGCACCTTGGGGTGCGGACCAAGAGTGGGGACAAGAAGTCCGGGAGGAACTTCTTTCGGAAAAAG ATGATAGGGAACCGGCGGTCAGATGAACCGACCAAGACCAAGAAAGGCCTGAGCAGCTTCCTGGATGCCGCCCGCTGGAACCGGGGAGAGCCCCAGG CTGAGAAGCCGGGCCTTACAGAACGTAAGGGAGGTCAGGGGGCGCCTTCCCGGGACCGGAATCTCGGAGGCCCTGGGCAGGACACCCCCGGAGTTTCTCTGCACCCTCTGTCTGGGGACAGCCCTGACCGGGAGCCAG GTGTTGATGCCCTCCTGGAGGTGGGGGACCCGCCCCCGCAGGGCCCAGCCAGCCTGGACGCCCCAGCGCCGCTGGAGAGCACAGAGGAGGCTGCTGACACAGAAAG AAAGTGGAAGAG GCTGTCAGGGCGTCTGGGGCGCTCAGAGAGCCTGCGGGTGAGTGACCGCCGCCGGCCTTCCCGGGGTAGCCTCGGGGCTAAGGGCCGGGGTGGGGGCCGCTCCCGGAGCGACGTGGACATGGACCCCAGCTCCGCCACGGCCGTGCTTGGCCCTACCCGACGAGCCAC CCCGGAGCCTGGAGATGAGGGAGAGCCGGGCCGCTCAGGACTGGAGTTGGAACCGGAGGAGCCGCCTGGCTGGCGAGAGCTTGTCCCCCAGGACATTCTGCACAGCCTGCCCAAGAGCCAGGTGAAGCGGCAGGAGGTCATCAGCG AGCTCCTGGTGACGGAGGCTGCCCATGTGCGCATGCTCCGCGTGCTCCACGACGTCTTCTACCAGCCCATGGCGGACGCGGGCTACTACTCCCAGGAGGAGCTCCAGAACATCTTCCCCAGCCTGGACGAGCTCATCGAGGTGCATT CCCTATTCCTTGATTCCCTGATGAAACGGAGGCAGGACAGTGGCTACCTCATCAAGGAGATCGGAGATGTGCTGCTGGCCCGG TTTGATGGTGCCGAGGGCTCGTGGTTCCAGAAAATCTCCTCCCGCTTCTGTAGCCGCCAGTCGTTCGCCTTAGAGCAGCTCAAAGCCAAACAGCGCAAGGATCCCCGGTTCTGTACCTTCGTGCAG GATGCCGAGAGCCGGCCCCGGTGCCGCCGGCTGCAGCTGAAGGACATGATCCCCACGGAGATGCAGCGTCTGACCAAGTACCCACTGCTTCTGCAGAGCATCGAGCAGAACACAG AAGAGCCGGAGGAACGGGAGAAAGTGGAGCGGGCAGCTGAGTGCTGCCGGGAAATTCTGCAACACGTCAACCTTGCTGTGCGGGACATGGAGGACCTGCTG CGGCTCAAAGATTATCAGAGGCGTCTGGATTTGACCCACCTGCGGCAGAGCAACGACCCCATGCTGAGCGAGTTCAAG aaCCTAGACATCACCAGGAAGAGGTTGATCTACGAGGGCCCACTGACGTGGCGGGTGACGAAGGACAAGGCTGTGG AGGTCCACGTGCTGCTGCTggatgacctgctgctgctgcttcagcgCCAGGATGAGCGGTTCTTGCTTAAGTCGCACAGCCGGACGCTGACGCCCACGCCCGATGGCAAAACCATGCTGCGGCCAGTGCTGCGGCTCACCTCCGCCATGACCCGCGAGGTGGCCACCG ATCACAAAGCCTTCTATGTCATTTTTACCTGGGACCAGGAGGCCCAGATATACGAGCTGGTGGCCCAGACGGTGTCTGAGCGGAGGAT CTGGTGTACCCTCATCACCGAGACCGCTGGATGCCTGAAGGTCCCCGCCCGCACCTCCCGACCCAAACACCGGCCCGGCCCCAGCAG CACCCGTGAACCCCTGCTTAGCAGCTCCGAAAACGGCAATGGCAGCCGAGAGATGCCCCCGGCAGATG GCCGGATGGAGAGACTCTTCAACTCCCTCCTGCCCTTCTGCAGACAAGGCCTCGAGGGCCAGCTCGCTGCCAATGCCCTTCAGAAAG TGCTGACCCTGAAACAGCTCCTGTTGCCTTCGGAGGAAGACAGCGGGGCAGGGCCTCCCCTCGAAGGGGATGGGGTCCCAGGGGGCAGCCCCTTGAGCCCAACACAGCCCCAAGAAATTCGGGAGGAGCTGCTCAGCCTGGAGGAGACCATTAAACAGCTAGAG gaggtggaggaggaattTTGCCGCCTGAGACTCCTCCTGTCTCAGCTTGGGGAGAACACCGTCCCCCAGTCTGGCTGTACCTGA
- the ARHGEF1 gene encoding rho guanine nucleotide exchange factor 1 isoform X7 → MEAEDVARGAAPGPPRPGLAPVSIIGAEDEDFEIELKTNPEEQNNQFQNLDQVKRRPAHLMALLQHVAMQFEPGPLLCCLHADMLGSLGPKEFKKAFIDFYHSFLDKHSILRVMVPPAVAFELDRTRPDLFPEDLQRQFVQEVAQSQQVAVVRQLEDFRSKKLMGMTPWEQELVQLGAWVARDRASYEARERHLAERQLTHLEEMQHTISNDEEKSAAVVNAISLYMRHLGVRTKSGDKKSGRNFFRKKMIGNRRSDEPTKTKKGLSSFLDAARWNRGEPQDFRHPKVEVDAEKPGLTERKGGQGAPSRDRNLGGPGQDTPGVSLHPLSGDSPDREPGVDALLEVGDPPPQGPASLDAPAPLESTEEAADTERKWKRLSGRLGRSESLRVSDRRRPSRGSLGAKGRGGGRSRSDVDMDPSSATAVLGPTRRATPEPGDEGEPGRSGLELEPEEPPGWRELVPQDILHSLPKSQVKRQEVISELLVTEAAHVRMLRVLHDVFYQPMADAGYYSQEELQNIFPSLDELIEVHSLFLDSLMKRRQDSGYLIKEIGDVLLARFDGAEGSWFQKISSRFCSRQSFALEQLKAKQRKDPRFCTFVQDAESRPRCRRLQLKDMIPTEMQRLTKYPLLLQSIEQNTEEPEEREKVERAAECCREILQHVNLAVRDMEDLLRLKDYQRRLDLTHLRQSNDPMLSEFKNLDITRKRLIYEGPLTWRVTKDKAVEVHVLLLDDLLLLLQRQDERFLLKSHSRTLTPTPDGKTMLRPVLRLTSAMTREVATDHKAFYVIFTWDQEAQIYELVAQTVSERRIWCTLITETAGCLKVPARTSRPKHRPGPSSTREPLLSSSENGNGSREMPPADGRMERLFNSLLPFCRQGLEGQLAANALQKVLTLKQLLLPSEEDSGAGPPLEGDGVPGGSPLSPTQPQEIREELLSLEETIKQLEEVEEEFCRLRLLLSQLGENTVPQSGCT, encoded by the exons ATGGAGGCAGAAGACGTCGCCCGAGGGGCG GCCCCAGGGCCCCCCCGACCCGGCCTGGCGCCCGTCAGCATCATCGGGGCAGAGGACGAGGATTTTGAGATTGAGTTGAAGACG AACCCCGAGGAACAAAACAACCAGTTCCAGAACCTGGATCAGGTGAAGCGGCGCCCGGCCCACCTCATGGCCCTCCTGCAGCACGTGGCCATGCAGTTTGAGCCGGGACCCCTG CTCTGCTGCCTGCATGCAGACATGCTGGGCTCCCTGGGCCCCAAGGAGTTCAAGAAGGCCTTCATCGACTTCTACCACAGCTTCCTGGATAAGCATTCG ATTCTACGAGTGATGGTCCCTCCTGCCGTGGCCTTTGAACTTG ACCGCACGCGGCCTGACCTCTTTCCTGAGGACCTCCAGCGGCAGTTCGTGCAGGAGGTGGCGCAGAGCCAGCAGGTAGCCGTGGTCCGGCAGCTGGAGGACTTCCGCTCCAAGAAGCTCATGGGCATGACACCCTGGGAGCAGGAGCTGGTCCAGCTGGGGGCCTGGGTGGCGCGGGACCGTGCCAGCTACGAGGCCCGGGAGCGGCACCTGGCTGAGCGGCAACTGACCCACCTGGAGGAGATGCA GCACACCATCTCTAACGATGAGGAGAAGAG CGCCGCCGTGGTCAACGCCATCAGCCTGTACATGCGGCACCTTGGGGTGCGGACCAAGAGTGGGGACAAGAAGTCCGGGAGGAACTTCTTTCGGAAAAAG ATGATAGGGAACCGGCGGTCAGATGAACCGACCAAGACCAAGAAAGGCCTGAGCAGCTTCCTGGATGCCGCCCGCTGGAACCGGGGAGAGCCCCAGG ATTTTCGACACCCGAAGGTCGAAGTTGATG CTGAGAAGCCGGGCCTTACAGAACGTAAGGGAGGTCAGGGGGCGCCTTCCCGGGACCGGAATCTCGGAGGCCCTGGGCAGGACACCCCCGGAGTTTCTCTGCACCCTCTGTCTGGGGACAGCCCTGACCGGGAGCCAG GTGTTGATGCCCTCCTGGAGGTGGGGGACCCGCCCCCGCAGGGCCCAGCCAGCCTGGACGCCCCAGCGCCGCTGGAGAGCACAGAGGAGGCTGCTGACACAGAAAG AAAGTGGAAGAG GCTGTCAGGGCGTCTGGGGCGCTCAGAGAGCCTGCGGGTGAGTGACCGCCGCCGGCCTTCCCGGGGTAGCCTCGGGGCTAAGGGCCGGGGTGGGGGCCGCTCCCGGAGCGACGTGGACATGGACCCCAGCTCCGCCACGGCCGTGCTTGGCCCTACCCGACGAGCCAC CCCGGAGCCTGGAGATGAGGGAGAGCCGGGCCGCTCAGGACTGGAGTTGGAACCGGAGGAGCCGCCTGGCTGGCGAGAGCTTGTCCCCCAGGACATTCTGCACAGCCTGCCCAAGAGCCAGGTGAAGCGGCAGGAGGTCATCAGCG AGCTCCTGGTGACGGAGGCTGCCCATGTGCGCATGCTCCGCGTGCTCCACGACGTCTTCTACCAGCCCATGGCGGACGCGGGCTACTACTCCCAGGAGGAGCTCCAGAACATCTTCCCCAGCCTGGACGAGCTCATCGAGGTGCATT CCCTATTCCTTGATTCCCTGATGAAACGGAGGCAGGACAGTGGCTACCTCATCAAGGAGATCGGAGATGTGCTGCTGGCCCGG TTTGATGGTGCCGAGGGCTCGTGGTTCCAGAAAATCTCCTCCCGCTTCTGTAGCCGCCAGTCGTTCGCCTTAGAGCAGCTCAAAGCCAAACAGCGCAAGGATCCCCGGTTCTGTACCTTCGTGCAG GATGCCGAGAGCCGGCCCCGGTGCCGCCGGCTGCAGCTGAAGGACATGATCCCCACGGAGATGCAGCGTCTGACCAAGTACCCACTGCTTCTGCAGAGCATCGAGCAGAACACAG AAGAGCCGGAGGAACGGGAGAAAGTGGAGCGGGCAGCTGAGTGCTGCCGGGAAATTCTGCAACACGTCAACCTTGCTGTGCGGGACATGGAGGACCTGCTG CGGCTCAAAGATTATCAGAGGCGTCTGGATTTGACCCACCTGCGGCAGAGCAACGACCCCATGCTGAGCGAGTTCAAG aaCCTAGACATCACCAGGAAGAGGTTGATCTACGAGGGCCCACTGACGTGGCGGGTGACGAAGGACAAGGCTGTGG AGGTCCACGTGCTGCTGCTggatgacctgctgctgctgcttcagcgCCAGGATGAGCGGTTCTTGCTTAAGTCGCACAGCCGGACGCTGACGCCCACGCCCGATGGCAAAACCATGCTGCGGCCAGTGCTGCGGCTCACCTCCGCCATGACCCGCGAGGTGGCCACCG ATCACAAAGCCTTCTATGTCATTTTTACCTGGGACCAGGAGGCCCAGATATACGAGCTGGTGGCCCAGACGGTGTCTGAGCGGAGGAT CTGGTGTACCCTCATCACCGAGACCGCTGGATGCCTGAAGGTCCCCGCCCGCACCTCCCGACCCAAACACCGGCCCGGCCCCAGCAG CACCCGTGAACCCCTGCTTAGCAGCTCCGAAAACGGCAATGGCAGCCGAGAGATGCCCCCGGCAGATG GCCGGATGGAGAGACTCTTCAACTCCCTCCTGCCCTTCTGCAGACAAGGCCTCGAGGGCCAGCTCGCTGCCAATGCCCTTCAGAAAG TGCTGACCCTGAAACAGCTCCTGTTGCCTTCGGAGGAAGACAGCGGGGCAGGGCCTCCCCTCGAAGGGGATGGGGTCCCAGGGGGCAGCCCCTTGAGCCCAACACAGCCCCAAGAAATTCGGGAGGAGCTGCTCAGCCTGGAGGAGACCATTAAACAGCTAGAG gaggtggaggaggaattTTGCCGCCTGAGACTCCTCCTGTCTCAGCTTGGGGAGAACACCGTCCCCCAGTCTGGCTGTACCTGA